In Nocardia asteroides, a single genomic region encodes these proteins:
- a CDS encoding class I adenylate-forming enzyme family protein: MSVSLLLDMAASSNPDRPALVCDEVRWSVTDLHTAVQGGSGVIAGAGARSVGYVGTGGHLLPLLIFAAAGAVVPFTPLNYRLGADGLGALIARLDTPLLIADDEYHDVVARIAGPGATVLRSAEFLERAAAAEPVTDFPDPEQVAVVLFTSGTTSTPKAVELSHNNLVSYITGTVDFGSADPDDAALVCVPPYHIAGVGAALSNLYAGRKVVYLRNFDAARWIELAASEQVTSATVVPTMLARIVAELERTGVTLPALRTLAYGGSKVALPLLRTALQLLPEVGFVNAYGLTETSSTIAVLGPDEHRAALASDDPAVIRRLGSVGTPVPGIELQVRDESGTVLPPGETGELYVRGAQVSGKYTGIGSVLDAEGWFPTKDVATLDADGYLFLGGRSDDTIIRGGENIAPAEIEDVLVEHPRVREVAVIGVEDVQWGQIIVAVVVPADGAEPDPEELRAFVRAGLRGSRTPDRVVFRDSLPATPTGKVLRRDLVTEYGPEQAADAVST, from the coding sequence ATGAGCGTTTCGCTGCTGCTGGACATGGCGGCATCGAGCAACCCGGACCGCCCGGCCCTGGTCTGCGACGAGGTGCGCTGGAGCGTGACCGACCTGCACACCGCGGTCCAGGGCGGGTCCGGCGTGATCGCGGGCGCCGGGGCGCGCAGCGTCGGCTACGTCGGCACCGGCGGCCACCTGCTGCCGCTGCTGATCTTCGCCGCCGCGGGCGCGGTGGTGCCCTTCACCCCGCTGAACTACCGCCTCGGCGCCGACGGCCTCGGCGCGCTGATCGCCCGCCTGGACACCCCGCTGCTGATCGCCGACGACGAGTACCACGACGTCGTCGCCCGGATCGCCGGGCCGGGCGCCACCGTGCTCCGCTCCGCCGAGTTCCTGGAGCGGGCGGCGGCCGCGGAGCCGGTCACCGACTTCCCCGACCCCGAGCAGGTGGCGGTGGTGCTCTTCACCTCCGGCACCACCTCGACCCCCAAGGCGGTCGAGCTCTCGCACAACAACCTGGTCAGCTACATCACCGGCACCGTCGACTTCGGCTCCGCCGACCCGGACGACGCCGCCCTGGTCTGCGTCCCGCCGTACCACATCGCCGGCGTCGGCGCCGCGCTCTCCAACCTCTACGCGGGCCGCAAGGTGGTGTACCTGCGCAACTTCGACGCGGCCCGCTGGATCGAGCTGGCCGCGAGCGAGCAGGTCACCTCGGCGACCGTGGTGCCGACCATGCTGGCCAGGATCGTGGCCGAGCTGGAGCGCACCGGCGTCACCCTGCCCGCGCTGCGCACCCTCGCCTACGGCGGCTCCAAGGTGGCGCTCCCGCTGCTGCGCACCGCGCTGCAGCTGCTGCCCGAGGTCGGCTTCGTCAATGCCTACGGCCTCACCGAGACCAGCTCCACCATCGCGGTGCTCGGCCCCGACGAGCACCGCGCCGCGCTGGCCTCGGACGATCCGGCGGTGATCCGCAGGCTCGGCTCGGTCGGCACCCCCGTGCCCGGGATCGAACTGCAGGTCAGGGACGAGAGCGGCACCGTGCTCCCGCCCGGCGAGACCGGCGAGCTGTACGTGCGCGGCGCCCAGGTGTCCGGGAAGTACACCGGCATCGGCTCGGTGCTGGACGCCGAGGGCTGGTTCCCGACGAAGGACGTCGCCACCCTGGACGCCGACGGCTACCTGTTCCTCGGCGGCCGCTCGGACGACACCATCATCCGCGGCGGCGAGAACATCGCGCCCGCCGAGATCGAGGACGTGCTGGTCGAGCATCCGCGGGTGCGCGAGGTCGCGGTGATCGGCGTCGAGGACGTGCAGTGGGGGCAGATCATCGTCGCCGTCGTCGTCCCCGCGGACGGCGCCGAGCCGGACCCCGAGGAGCTGCGCGCCTTCGTCCGCGCGGGGCTGCGCGGCTCGCGCACCCCGGACCGGGTGGTCTTCCGCGACTCGCTGCCCGCCACCCCGACCGGCAAGGTGCTCCGCCGCGACCTGGTCACCGAGTACGGGCCGGAGCAGGCGGCGGACGCCGTCAGCACGTAG
- a CDS encoding DUF4286 family protein — MTEAKMLVFANAVEGQDDAFNEWYDTTHLADVVKVPGISAGQRYDLVPGALPGRAAAAPAHRYLAVYDLTAEPAEVVAEFTKRAGSGEIPLSPTLDVASLSVAVWKPHGEAVTG; from the coding sequence GTGACCGAAGCGAAGATGCTCGTGTTCGCCAATGCCGTCGAAGGCCAGGACGACGCGTTCAACGAGTGGTACGACACCACCCACCTGGCCGACGTGGTGAAGGTGCCGGGGATCAGCGCCGGACAGCGCTACGACCTGGTGCCCGGCGCGCTGCCGGGCCGGGCCGCCGCCGCGCCCGCGCACCGCTACCTCGCGGTCTACGACCTCACGGCGGAGCCCGCCGAGGTGGTCGCGGAGTTCACCAAGCGGGCCGGGTCCGGGGAGATCCCGCTCAGCCCCACGCTGGATGTCGCGAGCCTCAGCGTGGCGGTCTGGAAGCCGCACGGCGAAGCCGTAACCGGCTGA
- a CDS encoding acyl-CoA thioesterase → MPDMWNDLLATFDLKPVDTAAYEGPNQTLEYHRVFGGQILGQLLVAAGLAFPEKSVKSLHTVFPREGRSDTPIRYEVQPQHEGRSFATAAITARQGEQVVASAVVSLHAPEEGAERQSLPGVGGLPGPEHRRDIGLIPWETRAVDDLDSTEAGPPAYELWLRTPEVEPELGAPLTAYATDLTLIGTALRPEEGISHVGNGTQFLSAVTSHTLWFHRPVRSDAWQVLRQHSPILAGGRIFGRGDVITESGELVASYAQEALFRLRS, encoded by the coding sequence ATGCCCGACATGTGGAACGACCTGCTCGCCACCTTCGACCTGAAACCGGTCGATACCGCCGCGTACGAGGGACCGAATCAGACGCTGGAGTACCACCGGGTCTTCGGCGGCCAGATCCTGGGCCAGCTGCTGGTGGCGGCGGGGCTGGCGTTCCCGGAGAAGTCGGTGAAGTCGCTGCACACGGTGTTCCCGCGGGAGGGCAGGTCCGACACCCCGATCCGGTACGAGGTGCAGCCGCAGCACGAGGGGCGCTCCTTCGCCACCGCGGCGATCACCGCGCGGCAGGGCGAGCAGGTGGTGGCGAGCGCGGTGGTCTCGCTGCACGCGCCCGAGGAGGGCGCCGAGCGGCAGAGCCTGCCCGGGGTCGGCGGGCTACCGGGGCCGGAGCACCGCAGGGACATCGGGCTCATCCCCTGGGAGACCAGGGCCGTCGACGACCTGGACAGCACCGAGGCCGGGCCGCCCGCCTACGAGCTGTGGCTGCGCACACCCGAGGTCGAGCCCGAGCTTGGAGCGCCGCTGACCGCCTACGCCACCGACCTCACGCTGATCGGCACCGCGCTGCGCCCCGAGGAGGGAATCAGCCACGTGGGCAACGGAACCCAGTTCCTGTCCGCGGTCACCTCGCACACGCTGTGGTTCCACCGGCCGGTGCGCAGCGATGCCTGGCAGGTGCTGCGGCAGCACTCGCCGATCCTGGCCGGCGGGCGGATCTTCGGCCGCGGTGACGTGATCACCGAGTCCGGCGAGCTGGTCGCCTCCTACGCCCAGGAAGCGCTCTTCCGCCTGCGCTCCTGA
- a CDS encoding TetR/AcrR family transcriptional regulator, protein MSSEEQPAWKQRAVERSLRTATQRAGQRVQRFLDAAQAIITEKGSTDFTVQEVVDRSQQSLRSFYLQFDGKHELLLALYEDALSKTAEQIRAATAAHADPLAKLRTAVELLFQLCRPDPDARRPLFTEFAPQLLSSHPAEMRTAHAALFAMFTELMTEASASSRLRADLPPRRMAAMTLHTVMFISQPGSTEGEARPITAEEVWNFCAHGLTVT, encoded by the coding sequence GTGAGCAGCGAGGAGCAACCCGCGTGGAAGCAGCGCGCGGTCGAGCGCTCGCTGCGCACCGCTACGCAGCGGGCGGGCCAGCGGGTCCAGCGCTTCCTCGACGCCGCGCAGGCGATCATCACCGAGAAGGGGAGCACCGATTTCACGGTGCAGGAGGTGGTCGACCGCTCGCAGCAGTCGCTGCGCAGCTTCTACCTGCAGTTCGACGGCAAGCACGAGCTGCTGCTCGCGCTCTACGAGGATGCGCTGAGCAAGACGGCCGAGCAGATCAGAGCCGCCACCGCCGCGCACGCCGACCCGCTGGCGAAGCTGCGCACCGCGGTCGAGCTGCTCTTCCAGCTCTGCCGCCCCGACCCGGATGCGCGCAGGCCGCTCTTCACCGAGTTCGCGCCGCAGCTGCTCAGCTCGCACCCCGCCGAGATGCGCACCGCACATGCGGCGCTCTTCGCCATGTTCACCGAGCTCATGACCGAGGCGAGTGCGTCGTCGCGGCTGCGCGCCGACCTGCCGCCGCGGCGGATGGCGGCGATGACGCTGCACACGGTCATGTTCATCTCGCAGCCGGGCAGCACCGAGGGCGAGGCGCGGCCGATCACCGCCGAGGAGGTCTGGAACTTCTGCGCGCACGGGCTGACGGTGACGTGA
- a CDS encoding acyl-CoA dehydrogenase family protein: MLLEFDSDQRFWQQTVREAVAKHCPPALIRDVVDRGADPGPLWKLYVEQGWTALTDPADAVELTIVLEELGRATDPTPYLATMTQYAPLAGAAEPAVAGAALFDGVAAHRDGGGWRLDGTAQVLDGDRAERLAVATGAGVFVLPAAAATVRRIPVFDPVLHVAQVTLDGVRVAESDRVATDSARARAAARTGLAATGVGACARVLELVVAHVRERKQFGAPIGSFQAVQHKAADMHVAVQRARALTYWAALTASAGDPRAPLAAVMAKAAAGECQALVFRDGLQLFGAMGFTWENDVQFALKRAKAVDLLLGGADEHRATIAREYRAAVV, encoded by the coding sequence GTGTTGCTCGAGTTCGACTCCGATCAGCGCTTCTGGCAGCAGACCGTGCGCGAGGCCGTCGCCAAGCACTGCCCGCCCGCGCTGATCCGGGACGTGGTGGACCGGGGCGCCGATCCAGGCCCGCTCTGGAAGCTCTACGTCGAGCAGGGCTGGACCGCGCTGACCGATCCCGCCGACGCCGTCGAGCTGACCATCGTGCTGGAGGAGCTCGGCCGCGCCACCGACCCGACGCCCTACCTGGCGACCATGACGCAGTACGCCCCGCTGGCGGGCGCGGCCGAGCCCGCGGTGGCCGGGGCCGCGCTCTTCGACGGCGTCGCCGCGCACCGCGACGGCGGCGGCTGGCGGCTGGACGGCACCGCGCAGGTGCTCGACGGCGACCGGGCCGAGCGGTTGGCGGTCGCCACCGGCGCCGGCGTCTTCGTGCTGCCCGCCGCGGCGGCGACCGTGCGCCGCATCCCGGTCTTCGACCCGGTGCTGCACGTCGCGCAGGTCACGCTCGACGGCGTGCGGGTGGCCGAATCAGACAGGGTGGCAACGGATTCCGCGCGGGCCCGCGCCGCCGCGCGCACCGGGCTCGCCGCCACCGGCGTCGGGGCCTGTGCCCGGGTGCTGGAGCTGGTGGTGGCGCACGTGCGCGAGCGCAAGCAGTTCGGCGCGCCGATCGGCTCGTTCCAAGCGGTGCAGCACAAGGCCGCCGACATGCACGTCGCGGTGCAGCGGGCCCGCGCGCTCACCTACTGGGCCGCGCTCACCGCCTCGGCGGGCGACCCGCGTGCCCCGCTGGCCGCCGTCATGGCCAAGGCCGCCGCGGGCGAATGCCAGGCCCTGGTCTTCCGCGACGGCCTGCAGCTGTTCGGCGCCATGGGCTTCACCTGGGAGAACGACGTCCAGTTCGCGCTCAAGCGGGCCAAGGCCGTCGACCTGCTACTCGGCGGTGCCGACGAGCACCGCGCCACGATCGCGAGGGAGTACCGTGCAGCTGTCGTTTGA
- a CDS encoding acyl-CoA dehydrogenase family protein: MQLSFDAEVEEFRAEFVRFLDEHLPADAAAGERPGSTGDIPEWARAWQRVLFEHGWLVPGNPPGYGGRGAGILQQYVHREELARRGIYENFNPQGSGIIAASLLTFGTEEQKQRWAAPILRGDLTAALGMSEPGAGSDLAGLRTRAVRDGDVYVVDGQKVWTSGAHDADVLLTFVRTDPAAPKHRGISALIIPTDLPGVERRPFASICDPGDLDFNEVFFAGVRVPAENLLGPENQGWRVANGSLGHERNLLWTSFAVRLDGLLADFHPVGPVQEDRYATLALDAQALRLLGSGALAKAAAGEDDPAEMSVLKLLGSEAVQRASEHALAAAGGAALPHPDVTARHSPFNVDESAPGWFERFVRSFAGTIAGGTSEIQRTIIAQRILGLPRAGAG, from the coding sequence GTGCAGCTGTCGTTTGACGCGGAGGTCGAGGAGTTCCGCGCCGAGTTCGTCCGGTTCCTGGACGAGCACCTGCCCGCCGACGCCGCCGCGGGCGAGCGCCCCGGCTCCACCGGCGACATCCCGGAGTGGGCGCGCGCCTGGCAGCGGGTGCTCTTCGAGCACGGCTGGCTGGTGCCGGGCAACCCGCCCGGCTACGGCGGGCGCGGCGCCGGGATCCTGCAGCAGTACGTGCACCGGGAGGAGCTGGCCCGGCGCGGCATCTACGAGAACTTCAACCCGCAGGGGTCGGGGATCATCGCGGCCTCGCTGCTCACCTTCGGCACCGAGGAGCAGAAGCAGCGCTGGGCCGCGCCCATCCTGCGCGGCGACCTGACCGCCGCGCTCGGCATGAGCGAGCCCGGCGCCGGCTCCGACCTGGCCGGGCTGCGCACCCGCGCGGTGCGCGACGGTGACGTGTACGTCGTCGACGGGCAGAAGGTGTGGACCTCCGGCGCGCACGACGCCGACGTGCTGCTCACCTTCGTCCGCACCGACCCGGCGGCGCCCAAGCACCGCGGGATCTCGGCGCTGATCATCCCCACCGACCTGCCCGGGGTCGAGCGCAGGCCCTTCGCCTCGATCTGCGACCCCGGCGACCTCGACTTCAACGAGGTCTTCTTCGCCGGGGTGCGGGTGCCCGCGGAGAACCTGCTCGGGCCGGAGAACCAGGGGTGGCGGGTGGCGAACGGATCGCTCGGGCACGAGCGGAACCTGCTCTGGACCAGCTTCGCCGTCCGGCTGGACGGGCTGCTCGCCGACTTCCACCCGGTCGGGCCGGTGCAGGAGGATCGCTACGCCACGTTGGCGCTGGACGCGCAGGCGCTGCGGCTGCTCGGCTCCGGCGCGCTCGCGAAAGCGGCTGCCGGGGAGGATGACCCGGCCGAGATGTCGGTGCTCAAACTGCTCGGCTCGGAAGCGGTGCAGCGCGCCTCCGAGCACGCGCTCGCCGCCGCGGGCGGGGCTGCGCTCCCGCATCCCGACGTGACCGCTCGGCACAGTCCGTTCAATGTGGACGAGAGTGCGCCCGGGTGGTTCGAGCGGTTCGTGCGGAGTTTCGCGGGGACTATTGCCGGGGGGACGTCGGAGATTCAGCGGACGATCATCGCCCAGCGGATCCTGGGATTGCCGCGCGCGGGTGCGGGGTAG
- a CDS encoding ABC transporter substrate-binding protein — MVSRRGLLRAGALLPLAAGCGTGPFGGSGAVRIAVAWSGGELAAFRSVLAALEIGPAVQVVPLGDDIDTAFGSAGREAPDIVMMPQIGQVRALAARGRLRALPEQVWRGAPYAEYWERLLVHDCEPYGAPFKLTAKSLVWFDREAMAEYGLGDPAGWTVRDWVAAAGELSGGPVRFLAPAGADGWTLTDSFENMLLAESPDEYLDLAESAPPRRWDRPAVRAALRNLGALWGVRAARGIGYALTRQFPDAVREVFDHRTALMVAMPDFAEPIVRRCLRHAKRSDDVVGTTWFPPVPGGARPHIVGGDVAVVTAGAPKAANEVVAALAAPGAAKPWIEGYGGFLEPHRVTKAAYSRFLGPVAGELTAEPVVELSERIGAMGGRHGLWPVLTGFLTEVGDGAGALEPAVDRAVAALDERERRAR, encoded by the coding sequence ATGGTTTCACGCAGGGGGCTGCTGCGGGCGGGGGCACTGCTGCCGCTGGCGGCCGGATGCGGCACGGGCCCGTTCGGCGGGTCGGGGGCGGTGCGGATCGCGGTGGCGTGGAGCGGGGGTGAGCTGGCCGCCTTCCGCTCGGTGCTCGCGGCGCTGGAGATCGGGCCCGCCGTGCAGGTGGTTCCGCTCGGCGACGACATCGACACCGCCTTCGGCTCGGCGGGGCGGGAGGCGCCGGACATCGTGATGATGCCGCAGATCGGGCAGGTGCGGGCGCTCGCGGCGCGCGGCAGGCTGCGGGCGCTGCCCGAGCAGGTGTGGCGGGGCGCGCCGTACGCCGAGTACTGGGAGCGGCTGCTCGTCCACGACTGCGAGCCCTACGGTGCGCCGTTCAAGTTGACGGCGAAGTCGCTGGTGTGGTTCGACCGGGAGGCGATGGCGGAGTACGGGCTCGGCGATCCGGCCGGGTGGACCGTGCGGGACTGGGTCGCCGCGGCCGGTGAGCTCTCCGGCGGGCCCGTCCGGTTCCTCGCACCCGCGGGGGCGGACGGGTGGACGCTCACGGACAGTTTCGAGAACATGCTGCTCGCCGAATCCCCCGACGAATACCTGGATCTCGCCGAGAGCGCGCCGCCGCGGCGCTGGGACCGGCCCGCGGTGCGGGCGGCGCTGCGCAACCTCGGTGCGCTGTGGGGTGTGCGGGCCGCGCGCGGCATCGGGTATGCGCTGACCAGGCAGTTCCCCGACGCGGTCCGGGAGGTCTTCGACCACCGCACCGCGCTCATGGTGGCGATGCCCGACTTCGCCGAGCCGATCGTGCGGCGCTGCCTGCGGCACGCGAAGCGCTCCGACGACGTCGTGGGGACCACCTGGTTCCCGCCCGTGCCCGGCGGCGCCCGGCCGCACATCGTCGGCGGTGACGTGGCGGTGGTGACGGCGGGGGCGCCCAAGGCGGCGAACGAGGTGGTCGCCGCGCTCGCCGCGCCGGGGGCGGCGAAGCCGTGGATCGAGGGGTACGGCGGGTTTCTCGAGCCGCATCGGGTGACCAAGGCGGCGTACTCGCGCTTTCTCGGCCCGGTGGCTGGGGAGTTGACCGCCGAGCCGGTGGTCGAGTTGTCCGAGCGGATCGGGGCGATGGGCGGGCGGCACGGGTTGTGGCCGGTGCTGACCGGGTTCCTCACCGAGGTCGGGGACGGGGCGGGTGCGCTCGAGCCGGCAGTGGACCGGGCCGTCGCGGCGCTGGACGAGCGGGAGCGACGAGCGCGGTGA
- a CDS encoding ferredoxin codes for MKVDVNWTLCEANGVCAGIAPEVFDLDDQDNLHVLHEEVPDALAAGVREAVAQCPRAALTATE; via the coding sequence GTGAAGGTGGATGTGAACTGGACCCTCTGCGAGGCGAACGGCGTCTGCGCCGGGATCGCCCCCGAGGTCTTCGACCTGGACGACCAGGACAACCTGCACGTCCTGCACGAGGAGGTCCCCGACGCGCTCGCCGCCGGGGTGCGCGAGGCGGTCGCGCAGTGCCCGCGCGCCGCGCTCACCGCCACCGAGTGA
- a CDS encoding ferredoxin, which translates to MKIRLDRTLCDGFGICARHAPRHFSLDDWGYAALETDGTVPPTEHDGVLRALLDCPVHAILTVDDPEVTP; encoded by the coding sequence GTGAAGATCCGCCTCGACCGCACCCTCTGCGACGGCTTCGGCATCTGCGCCAGACACGCGCCGCGCCACTTCTCCCTGGACGACTGGGGCTACGCCGCCCTCGAGACCGACGGCACGGTCCCGCCCACCGAGCACGACGGCGTCCTGCGCGCCCTGCTCGACTGCCCCGTGCACGCCATCCTGACCGTCGACGACCCGGAGGTGACCCCGTGA
- a CDS encoding NADH-ubiquinone oxidoreductase-F iron-sulfur binding region domain-containing protein, whose product MQDIFERSAFRVGGPAPGLEPRLLRAGAEPLDEYRAAGGYRPAGDPEALLEQVRRSGLLGRGGAGFPLAVKLAGVRAAHRRGSGTVVLANGEEGEPASIKDKWLLRQRPHLVLDGLRLAAGVVGAERAVVYLSDPAAARSVDAALTELDSAGIEAPAIELVLVDPTYVAGEETAAVRAVQGGPALPSDKPPRPFERGVAGLPTVVSNVETLAHLPFVHAHGGEGFRAAGTEASPGTFLATVSGGGRPAALYELPHGLPFTELLALHGVSPDSVRGALTGGYFAGMVDRAVLDVTLEHSALRAIGGGLGCGAFSLITTECPVAVAAAVLEYFDRENAGQCGSCWNGTAAMAAAAGALRDGAATDEDVARLRRWSVVLRGRGACGTLDGATNAAATLLARFGADVATHLTGTCPTCADGPYRAERPFEVHPEVRP is encoded by the coding sequence ATGCAGGACATTTTCGAGCGGTCCGCGTTCCGGGTCGGCGGCCCGGCGCCGGGGCTGGAGCCGCGGCTGCTGCGCGCTGGCGCGGAGCCGCTGGACGAGTATCGCGCGGCCGGTGGCTACCGTCCGGCCGGTGACCCGGAGGCGCTGCTGGAGCAGGTGCGGCGCAGCGGGCTGCTCGGCCGCGGCGGTGCGGGGTTCCCGCTCGCGGTGAAGCTGGCCGGGGTGCGCGCGGCGCACCGGCGCGGCAGCGGCACCGTGGTGCTGGCCAACGGCGAGGAGGGCGAGCCCGCCTCGATCAAGGACAAGTGGCTGCTGCGGCAGCGCCCGCACCTGGTACTGGACGGGCTGCGGCTGGCCGCGGGGGTCGTCGGGGCCGAGCGCGCGGTGGTCTACCTCTCCGACCCGGCCGCGGCGCGCAGCGTGGACGCCGCGCTCACCGAGCTCGACTCCGCCGGGATCGAGGCGCCCGCGATCGAGCTGGTGCTGGTCGACCCGACCTACGTGGCGGGCGAGGAGACCGCGGCCGTGCGCGCGGTGCAGGGCGGCCCCGCGCTGCCCAGCGACAAGCCGCCGCGCCCGTTCGAGCGCGGCGTCGCCGGGCTGCCCACCGTGGTCAGCAATGTGGAGACGCTCGCGCACCTGCCCTTCGTGCACGCGCACGGCGGGGAAGGGTTCCGCGCGGCGGGCACCGAGGCTTCCCCCGGCACCTTCCTCGCCACCGTCTCCGGCGGTGGCCGCCCGGCCGCGCTCTACGAACTCCCGCACGGCCTCCCCTTCACCGAACTGCTCGCGCTGCACGGCGTTTCGCCCGACAGCGTGCGCGGCGCGCTCACCGGTGGCTACTTCGCGGGCATGGTGGACCGGGCCGTCCTCGACGTCACCCTGGAGCACAGCGCCCTGCGCGCGATCGGCGGCGGGCTCGGCTGCGGCGCCTTCTCGCTCATCACCACCGAGTGCCCGGTGGCGGTCGCCGCCGCCGTGCTGGAGTACTTCGACAGGGAGAACGCCGGCCAGTGCGGCTCCTGCTGGAACGGCACCGCCGCCATGGCCGCCGCCGCGGGCGCGCTGCGCGACGGCGCCGCCACCGACGAGGACGTGGCCCGGCTGCGCCGCTGGTCGGTCGTGCTGCGCGGCCGCGGCGCCTGCGGCACCCTCGACGGCGCCACCAACGCCGCCGCCACCCTGCTCGCCCGCTTCGGCGCCGACGTCGCCACGCACCTGACCGGCACCTGCCCCACCTGCGCCGACGGCCCGTACCGCGCCGAGCGCCCCTTCGAGGTGCACCCGGAGGTCCGCCCGTGA
- a CDS encoding alpha/beta fold hydrolase yields MPSVVVNGGSVVYEILGDSGELVVLTPGGRFGMDIPGLRPLAEALVAGGYRVLLWDRPNCGASDVQFYGQSESHMRAETLHGLLTALDTGPVVLAGGSGGARDSMVTTILYPELVSKLVLWNIVGGIYGTFNLGAHYVLPSLQVVRGLGVEGLPRMREWRELIAANPKNEQRLLALDRDEFVKLSLRWLNAYVSKPGQTVPGVDDELFDRITVPTLIIRGGAHDLDHPKRTSLEVSCLIAGSTLIDPPWPEDAWERAVEDRAQQRVDRYNLFDTWVLAAPPILSFLDG; encoded by the coding sequence ATGCCATCGGTAGTCGTGAACGGCGGTTCGGTCGTCTACGAGATCCTGGGCGACAGCGGCGAACTCGTCGTGCTCACGCCCGGCGGGCGGTTCGGGATGGACATTCCCGGGCTGCGCCCGCTGGCCGAGGCGCTGGTCGCGGGCGGGTACCGGGTGCTGCTCTGGGACCGCCCCAACTGCGGCGCCTCCGACGTCCAGTTCTACGGGCAGAGCGAATCGCACATGCGCGCCGAGACGCTGCACGGCCTGCTCACCGCGCTCGACACCGGCCCGGTGGTGCTGGCGGGTGGCTCCGGCGGTGCCCGCGACTCGATGGTCACCACGATCCTGTACCCGGAGCTGGTCTCGAAGCTGGTGCTGTGGAACATCGTCGGCGGCATCTACGGCACCTTCAACCTCGGCGCGCACTACGTGCTGCCCAGCCTGCAGGTGGTGCGCGGCCTCGGCGTCGAAGGGCTGCCGCGGATGCGGGAGTGGCGCGAGCTGATCGCGGCCAACCCGAAGAACGAGCAGCGGCTGCTCGCCCTCGACCGGGACGAGTTCGTCAAGCTCTCGCTGCGCTGGCTGAACGCCTACGTCTCCAAGCCGGGGCAGACCGTGCCCGGCGTCGACGACGAGCTCTTCGACCGGATCACCGTGCCCACGCTCATCATTCGCGGCGGCGCGCACGACCTGGACCACCCGAAGCGCACCTCACTGGAGGTGAGCTGCCTGATCGCCGGCTCGACGCTGATCGACCCGCCGTGGCCGGAGGACGCCTGGGAGCGCGCCGTCGAGGACCGGGCACAGCAGCGGGTCGACCGGTACAACCTGTTCGACACCTGGGTGCTGGCCGCGCCGCCCATCCTGTCCTTCCTCGACGGCTGA
- a CDS encoding Rieske (2Fe-2S) protein, with the protein MTAQPERPRLAQGREHVVATVDEIQPGESKVVPIGRHGVGVYNVGGTFYAIANYCPHEGGPLCSGRARGRTVVDESVPGDAVEVRDKEYIYCPWHQWGFELATGTTAVKPEWSIRTYPVRVDGADVIVTA; encoded by the coding sequence GTGACCGCGCAGCCCGAACGCCCCCGGCTCGCCCAGGGGCGGGAACACGTCGTCGCCACGGTGGACGAGATCCAGCCCGGCGAGTCCAAGGTGGTGCCGATCGGCAGGCACGGGGTCGGCGTCTACAACGTGGGCGGCACCTTCTACGCCATCGCCAACTACTGCCCGCACGAGGGCGGCCCGCTCTGCTCGGGCCGGGCCCGCGGCCGGACCGTGGTGGACGAGTCGGTGCCCGGCGACGCGGTCGAGGTGCGGGACAAGGAGTACATCTACTGCCCCTGGCACCAGTGGGGTTTCGAGCTCGCCACCGGGACCACCGCGGTGAAGCCGGAGTGGAGCATCCGCACCTACCCGGTGCGGGTGGACGGCGCCGACGTCATCGTGACGGCGTGA